From Diospyros lotus cultivar Yz01 chromosome 4, ASM1463336v1, whole genome shotgun sequence, a single genomic window includes:
- the LOC127798950 gene encoding protein SENSITIVE TO PROTON RHIZOTOXICITY 1-like: MSNSSHFYADGQPLEASGDPLINLSAVRDRMDSLQRFLAGTVNANTLIERHQMAMVSAEISSAIRQVIVNGAALLSSTHPIDYPTPAHPKGPENPGGDVSETGEDWEIVELDAVELLAEHVHICDVCGKGFKRDANLRMHMRAHGDQFKTPEALVKPERCPPSERKKRFSCPFVGCNRNKQHKKFRALKSVICVKNHFKRSHCPKMYTCQRCNKKTFSVVADLKSHLKHCGESKWKCSCGTSFSRKDKLFSHVALFEGHMPAVDKEEDKSHTPPPPAAEDGFSDELFDGLGAMEDYDVQDLMEMWGSPKRLDFTYSDDLFL, translated from the coding sequence ATGTCAAACTCCTCCCACTTCTATGCCGACGGGCAACCTCTGGAGGCTTCCGGCGACCCTCTGATCAATCTCTCGGCCGTCCGCGACAGGATGGATTCACTGCAGCGATTCCTTGCCGGGACGGTCAACGCCAACACCCTCATCGAACGGCACCAGATGGCGATGGTCTCCGCCGAGATCTCCTCGGCCATCCGCCAGGTCATCGTCAACGGAGCCGCCCTCCTCTCCTCCACCCATCCAATAGATTACCCCACTCCAGCACATCCGAAGGGCCCAGAAAATCCGGGCGGCGATGTTTCGGAGACGGGTGAGGATTGGGAGATCGTGGAGCTCGACGCCGTGGAGTTGCTTGCCGAGCACGTTCACATCTGCGACGTCTGCGGGAAGGGGTTCAAGCGGGACGCCAATCTGAGAATGCACATGCGGGCGCACGGCGACCAGTTCAAGACGCCGGAGGCGCTGGTGAAGCCGGAGAGGTGTCCTCCTagcgagaggaagaagaggttTTCGTGCCCCTTCGTTGGGTGTAACCGGAACAAGCAGCACAAGAAATTCCGGGCACTGAAGTCGGTGATCTGCGTGAAGAACCACTTCAAGAGAAGCCACTGCCCCAAGATGTACACTTGCCAGCGCTGCAACAAGAAGACGTTCTCCGTGGTGGCGGATTTGAAGTCCCATCTCAAGCACTGTGGCGAGTCCAAGTGGAAGTGCTCGTGCGGGACGAGCTTCTCCCGCAAGGACAAGCTGTTCAGCCACGTCGCCCTCTTCGAGGGCCACATGCCGGCGGTGGACAAGGAAGAAGATAAATCCCACACGCCGCCTCCGCCGGCGGCTGAGGATGGGTTTTCCGACGAACTGTTTGATGGGTTAGGAGCAATGGAGGACTATGACGTGCAGGACTTGATGGAGATGTGGGGGTCCCCTAAGCGCTTAGATTTTACTTACTCGGACGACCTTTTTCTTTAG